One stretch of Callospermophilus lateralis isolate mCalLat2 chromosome 11, mCalLat2.hap1, whole genome shotgun sequence DNA includes these proteins:
- the Arl16 gene encoding ADP-ribosylation factor-like protein 16 isoform X1, with protein sequence MISPQARPIQWERGGGGPGVVRCGAAVAWRRVWMCLLLGAAGVGKTLLVKRLLKLSSRDWEGDLGEPPPTLPTVGTNLTDIVAPRKITIRELGGCMGPIWSSYYGNCHSLLFMMDASNPTQLSASCVQLLGLLSSEQLAEASVLILFNKIDLPCYMTIEEIKSLIRLPDIIACAKQNITTLEISARKGTGLAKVLHWLQDEHRSSR encoded by the exons ATGATCAGCCCGCAGGCAAGGCCTATCCAATGGGAGCGGGGCGGAGGCGGGCCCGGCGTCGTCCGGTGCGGAGCCGCGGTTGCCTGGCGCAGGGTCTGGatgtgtctgctgctgggggccgCGGGCGTCGGGAAGACGCTGCTGGTGAAACGCCTGCTGA AGCTGAGCTCCCGCGACTGGGAGGGCGACCTGGGGGAGCCCCCGCCGACGCTGCCCACG GTGGGTACCAACCTTACTGACATCGTGGCCCCGAGAAAGATTACCATCCGGGAGCTTGGGGGGTGCATGGGCCCCATCTGGTCCAGCTACTACGGAAACTGCCATTCACTGCTG TTCATGATGGATGCTTCCAATCCCACCCAACTCTCTGCAtcctgtgtacagctcttgggtcTCCTTTCTTCAGAACAACTTGCAGAAGCATCAGTCCTGATACTCTTCAATAAGAT CGACCTTCCCTGTTACATGACCATTGAGGAGATTAAGTCATTAATCAGGCTCCCAGACATCATTGCTTGTGCCAAGCAGAACATTACCACGTTGGAAATCAGCGCCCGGAAAGGCACTGGGTTGGCCAAGGTGTTGCACTGGCTCCAGGATGAGCACCGAAGCAGCAGGTGA
- the Arl16 gene encoding ADP-ribosylation factor-like protein 16 isoform X2 → MGPIWSSYYGNCHSLLFMMDASNPTQLSASCVQLLGLLSSEQLAEASVLILFNKIDLPCYMTIEEIKSLIRLPDIIACAKQNITTLEISARKGTGLAKVLHWLQDEHRSSR, encoded by the exons ATGGGCCCCATCTGGTCCAGCTACTACGGAAACTGCCATTCACTGCTG TTCATGATGGATGCTTCCAATCCCACCCAACTCTCTGCAtcctgtgtacagctcttgggtcTCCTTTCTTCAGAACAACTTGCAGAAGCATCAGTCCTGATACTCTTCAATAAGAT CGACCTTCCCTGTTACATGACCATTGAGGAGATTAAGTCATTAATCAGGCTCCCAGACATCATTGCTTGTGCCAAGCAGAACATTACCACGTTGGAAATCAGCGCCCGGAAAGGCACTGGGTTGGCCAAGGTGTTGCACTGGCTCCAGGATGAGCACCGAAGCAGCAGGTGA